The genomic interval GGTGGTGAGGTCAACCTGAAACGAGGTCGCCGGGGCGGTCACCGAGATACGAATGACGCCGCCCTGGATGCCGGTGCGGGTGGCGCCATCACAATCGACAAGCCGGGTACCTTCCGTCAGGGCGGGATCGAGATCGAGGTAACCCCCAACCTTGGAGGACAGAGCTCCGAAGAGGTCCGCACCGTTGAGGTTGATCGCGGGATCCTGGCCGGCATCGACGGTGGTCCGCACCGAAGCCGTGTCGCCGCGGTACTCGGCCACCCCGTGATCCTGGGTGAAAGGCGTTGAACGAGTCTGCTGACCACCGAAGAGGTACATGCCGTTATACTGGCGGTTGCCGACAGTGGCAAGTTGATCGATGATCCCGAGGATGAGTTGGGCTTCAGAGACCCGTTCCTCGTGGCTGACCGACCCGTTGTTGACCATGGTCAAGCCGATGTTGTGGGCGTCGATGAGCAGCGAGCTGACCTCGCCAACGGCGGTATCGGTCGCGGAAAGGAAGCTGCTGGCATGCTGAATGTTGGTCAGCAACTGGTTCTGACGTTCCAGGACTTCACTGAGCTGGGTGGCCCTGGCCGCGCCGACCGGATCCTCGCTCGGCGCGTTGAGCTTGCGGCCGCTGGCGATGCGGTTCTGTTCGAGGAACAGGTTCAGCGTGTTCGCCCGCAACGACTCGAGCAAAGAGTACGATCGCAGGTTATTGCTGACCCGGTTGATGCTGATCGCCGTCACGGCCATGATCGCACCTAGCTCACAATCGCCAGAGTTTCCTGAATCATCTGGTCCACGACCGTCGTGTACCTCGCCGCGGCCTGAAAAGCCCGCTCGAACCTCAGCATCGAGATCGCCTCTTCATCAAGGCTCACGCCGCTGATCGACTCGCGCTGGGCGGTGAGCGATGAGACAATCGTGTTCGCCGACTTCACCCCGGCCTGGGCGGCGTTGCTACGGGTGGCGACGTCGGAGGCGATCGCATTGAAGAACTCGGTCATGCTCTGGCCGCGCAAGCCACTGAGCGACTTGCTCGCCAGCTCCGCGATGGAGGCGGCGTTACCGCCGTCGCCGACGGCGTGGCGGGTGGCCGCCGCCAGCAGCGACGAATCGTCTGCCAGGTCCGCATTGACCGCGAGATCCTCGGAGTTGGAGCCGGTGAAGAACACGTTCACGCCGAGGGCGGCCAGGACATTGGACGTGTCCTCTCCAAACGTGACCTCGTAACCGCTGTCGGCGATGATGCGGAGCCGGCCGTCGGCGGTGGCCTCGGCCCGGACGTTCGCGGCCGCGTCGATCTTCCCGGCCAGGGTGCGCAGAGAATCGTCCGCTCCGATCCCGTCAAGATCGACCTCGATGGTCATCGCGACCCGGGTCACCGGATCGGTATTGGTGTCGGTCACGTAGAGTATGAAAGTTCCATTCTGTGGTACCAGATCCAGGTTGGCCTCGGCACTGTTGAGCGCGGCGTCGAGGTCGGATACGTCGAAGGCCCCGGTCAGGTCGGTGTACCCCCGGATTCCCTGGCCGGAGGCATGCACCTTGTTGACCTCATGGATCAAAGCCTGGGACAGACTGTTCAGGGCCTGGACATGCCCGAGTACATCACCGTCCCGGGCTTCGACCAGGCCCGCCATCTCGCCGCCAATCAGGGAGACCTCGCGCATGTTGTCCGCGAACCGAACCACGACTCGCGGCTCGTTGTCGGTGGTCTCCAGGGTGGTGGTCATGCCGCGACTGATCCCGCCGGAGATGAATAACTCATTGCCGATGTAGACGTTGACGGAACCGTCCGGCTGATCGCGAACCTGAATCTGGACGATCTCGCTCATCTGGCGAAGCAGGTCGTCACGCTGGTCGCGGAGCACACCCGAGCTGCCTTTGCTCGAGCTTTCGAGAGCCGTGATCCGGATATTCAGATCCGCAACCTGCCTGGACAGCAGATCGACCCCCTCCGCGTCGTTCTGCAACTGGGTATTCAGTTCGTCACGCATGCCAAGTACGTCCACCCGCTGCCGCTGAATCTCGCGGATCAGCGAGTCCGCCGCGGTGATGACCATCCCTCGGGCGGCCGTGTCGTGCGGCGTGTTCTGCAGCGTGCTGAACGAGTTGAAGAAGTTCTGGAGCAGGCTCGACAGATCGGAATCGCTGAGCTCGTTCATCACCGACTCGATCCGGCTCAAGGTCGCCTCCTCGGCGAGCGCTCCGGCTTGATCGCCGGTGGCAATCCGCAGACGACTCTCCAGCGACGCATCCACGTTGCGACGAAGAGCGGTCAGGGCGACGCCGCCTCCGGCCATGAAGCCCTCGGGCAGGTTCGCACCCACCAGGCCGGACAGCTCGGGCGTCTGACGCGTGTAGTTGGCGCTGCCGGCGTTCGACACATTGTTGCCGACCACTTGCAGGGCGCTCTGGTACGCCAGAAGCGCGCTTCGGCCAATCTGTAGTGCGCCTGTCACGAGACCCATGGCTACCCTACCGCCTCAAAAACGTGGGCCACATTCGACCGCTGCTTCTGACCCGTGCGACCGTACACATCGTTGCCCGGACCGCCGCTGGTCATCGACGCCAGCACCGCTCCCAGGTGTTTGAGCATCTCCTGACTGACCAGGGTCGTCACCACCCGGACCTTCTCCATGTCCTGGAGAACAACCTTGAGCCCCTCGGCGGCACTGAGCAACTGACTGCGCCGCGGCTCGGAAAGCCGGTCGGCCAGCTCGGACAACCGGATCCGGGCACCCGACGACTCGACCAAGCCGAGCCCTTCGACCATCTTCTGGGTAATCTGGCGGCGCAGGCCGTCACGTTCCCGCAATCGGGATGCCAGGGTCGCTTCCTGGGCGGTGATGGCGGAGATCCGCTCAGTCTCGGCGGCTCGGATCGCCTCGAGCTTCTCGCTCATCATCGTGGCCAACTCGCCGTACATGGCCGTCAGGTCGTGCAGCAGCCGGGCGAGGTCGCGCGCCAGAATGTCAACGCTGGGCCGTGTCACGGTTGATCTCTTTCGCATACCGTTTACAGATCACATCGCTGAGATCGGTCTTCAGCGAACTCGACGCCCGCTTGGCCAACGCCATGTCAAGCTGGGCCCCGAACATGTCCTCGCCTCGACCGCCATGCCCGATCCTGCCCTTGAAGGGGTTGTCGCGGGCCATCTTCATCATCGGGCCGAAGAACGTCGCACCCACCAATTCGTCCGCCACCTGCCGGAGCATCCGCTGCCGGAGTCCCGGCGTGGCCGTCGCCACGGCGGCCGAAGTCATGTGTGTGGGGTCCATACGCATCGGTTCTCTCCTGCTCTCACTTGTCCACGATCACGGTCGCGTGCAGTCGGCCGGTCTCATGCAGCTTCTGGATGATCGTGATCCGGTCCTGCGGAGGCACGCGAAGCAGATTCAGAGCATCGACCAGGTCCTGCAAACTGGCCCCGCCCTTGTTCTTGGGATCCAGGGCCACGAAGTTCTGTTCAACCACCTGCGACTGGCCTGGCACGGGCTTGGCCTTCGGCACCGTCGTGGTGATGGTCAGGCCCTTGTGGCTGATCACCGTGGGTGATATCTCCACGTCGCCGCTGATGATCACTGTCCCCGTCGCTTGGTTGATGTTCACCCGGGCCTCAGTGGCTGGCATGACCAGTGGGCAGTTCTCGAGGTCGTACAGGAATCGGGCGGGATTGTCGCGATCGACCGGCGGTATCCGAACCACCACCGTCCGCGGGTCGACGGCCAGGGCGACATCATCGGGTCCGTCCTCCGAACCCACTTTCGAGGCACTGTTGATGGCAAAGGCAATCGCGTGAGCGACACCCCACTCATCGTGGCCCTGGGCGATAACCAGCGTGGCGTAGGTCTCATCCGGCTGGATGCCCGGCTTCGAGCGGATCGCCGGCGGCAACTCGCGGCCGAGGGCGACATAGTGATGAATCCAGTCCTGCTCGAGCGTCGCTCCCTGGCTGATGTGCGCCACGGTGAGCATCTCGGGGGCATTCACCTGAAGCGGTCCGCTGGCCAGGGCCATCACGCCGCGGGTGTCGTCCGGATTCGGGCCGAGCAACGGCGTGATCATGAGCCGCCCACCTTTGAGGCTCTTGGCCGGTCCCAGGCTGCTCACGACCACGTCGATTCGATCGCCTTCCCGAGCACCGTTCTCCGGCAGAGTGGCCTCGACCTGAACGATGGCGACATTCTTGGCATCCTTGAGGTCGTCCAGGGAGACAACCGGGTTGGCGAACTTCTTCTGCAACTCGGCCAGGGCCCGAATGGTGGGCGCGTACTTGCCGCCATCACCCGTGCCCTGCAGACCGATGACCAGCCCCAGACCCATCACCTTGTTGGAGCGCGCACCCTGGAGATGGGTGATGTCCCCGACTCTGGGGTTCGCCGCCGCAGCGCTCGCGACAGCCAGCACGGCCAGCACGGCCGGTGGCCACGGCATCCAAGATGTCCTGCCAGAACAACGCATCCACGGCTCCTTAGAACGGGCGCACCCAATCCAGAATCTTGGGAATCCAGCCTCGCCGCGTCGAATCGCTCACCGCCCCCTCGGTCTTCTCGATCAGCTCCATCTCCGCAATCTGGGTGCTGAAGACCGAATTGTCCGCGGTCACGTCCTCGCTCCGGCACACACCGGTCAGCGTGATGTCGAATCCCTCTTCTCCGTGGAGTTCCCTGATCCTGGCCTCGAGGACCAGGTTGCCGTTGGGCTTGATGTCCACGATCGTGGCCTGGATCTTGGTTGTGAACTTGTCCTCGCGCTCGCTGGAGGCGTCACTCTTGAGCTGGTTGTCGTAGGTGAAATCGAAACCGGGCTTGCCGTTGCTGAGCTTGTCCTGCCCGAGCTTGGTGCCCGGATAAAAGCGGAACCAGTCGTTCAGCTTGCCCTTGATATCCCACTGCTTCTTGGCGTCGAGCTTGCCGTCGGCTTCGTACTTCTTCTGCTGGCGGACGACAATCGTGACCAGATCGTGCACCTTGAACTTGCGGGCCGGTGTCGTAGGAACGGCGATCAGGCTCACCCGCTCAACGGCCGTCGTCACCGCCCGGGAAGGTTCGCGCGGCGGAGCCGACACGAAGCCGACCAGCGGCCCTTGGGCGGAAGCGGAAGCCGGATCCCGATCGGCACGAGGAGCGTTGCTTTCGATTGGGCGGATGGGCGGCGTCTGCCAGAGCGAGGAACTCTGAGCTACGGCGGCGTCCAACGACACGAACATCGTCGCGATAAGGATCAGGAAGATGGCAGGACGATTCAAGGCCGTTCCTCCTTACCCAGGGCGACCGCGTCGGAAGGAGCCGTCTCGAAACCGGACACCTCCGCGGTGCGCGGACCGGTGACGACGGCAGCGAACTTGAGCCGCGAAGCCTCGTTCTGAAGCATGACCGTCTCCCCGTAGCCTCCCGCCGTCATCGCCTTGGCCACACCCTTGATCTGCACGCCACCACGGTTCACCAGAACGGTCACCAGGTCGTTACGGTTGACCAGGGGCAGGGGCTCGATGTCTCGGGGAGATAGTCGCTCGCCGCGCGTGATGAACCTCTTGACCCGCTGCCCGACGAACGGGGCGGTGTCATCCACGCCCATGTCGGCCACCTGCTCGACGGTCTGCTCGACCAACGCGATATCGCCGAGCGCAATGGTCTCACCACGATTGAGCGGGCGGCTGGATACGACCATGGACTTGCGAAGGGCGACCTGAGCGATCACCGGGACCACCTGCTTGATGGCCTTGCCTTCACGAATCGTCACTTCCAGAGTCACCATGCCCAGAAGACGGTCGGTGCGATCGGTGATCTCGAAGCGGTACGTCGGCTGGGACAGCGGCAGCAAGCGGGCAACCGCCGGACTGAACTGGATCACCGGCGTGCCACCCAGCTTGCCAAACCGGTTCGTCAGGTGAGTTCTCAGGTGGGCTTCGAGCGTATTCATGGACGGGGCCGGTCGAGTGGCCGGGACCGAGGCCGCCGAACCGCCCGTGGTGTCGGCCGGCTTCGTGGCGACGGTGTCCTCGCCTTGGACCCGGCTGACCACACACTGGCTGGGACCACGGAAGATCCACTGGGAGAGATTGGCACCCCGCTCGGACAGGGCGGCCTGAACCTGGGCGAGATCGATGGCCACCGCCTGCCCCCCCGCGGGTGATGAGGCGACGATCCAACGCCCGGCCAGACTGGCGGCCTCACCCTGAAGCTCGGAGATGTCGGCGAGGGTGATCTGCGCTCCGTCAACGACCGCCTTGGGATAGAGGCAAACGACGCTGGCACGATCATCGGCCAGCGCGAGCGAAGGAAACAGGCAAGAGACCACCAGGCACCAGCCGAGACCACGACGGAACGCCGCTCCGTCGGGCTGGGCATGGTGTATTCCACGATCGCAGGTCATCCTGACCCGGACGGGCGGCTTCTTGCCGCCCGAAGACCACCACCCCCTGATCTCATTCATCCTGTCGGCTGCATCCTGCATCGACGACCTCCGCGTCGCTCCAATTCCTACGCGACCCGCACGACTCCTCGTGTCTGCTGCACCCTCAATCCCTGTCTCGACTCGTTTCCGTACGTTCGTTTCCCCCACCCCTCAGATCGACTGCCGGCGACCGTCGCCGTTCTACTGACGCAAGTTGGTCACCACCCGCAGAGCCTCGTCGGCACTCTTGATCGATTGCGAGTTCAGCTCGAAACCCCGCTGAGTGAAGATCAGGTCCACCAGCTCGCGGACCGGTTCGACATTGCTGCCCTCCAGCGACCCTTGCCGCAGATTGCCCATGCCATCCTGCATGGGATTCGCGGTAACCGGCGTGCCCGACGCGTCCGTCTCGACGAACAGGTTCTTGCCGATCGACAGCAGGCCCTCCGGATTCACGAACCGGGCGAGTTCGATCTGGCCCACCTGAGTCAACTGGCTGTTGCCCTGCTGGCGAACGGAAACCATGCCGTTGTTGGCAATCGTGATGCTGTCCTCTGCGGCACTCTCGGGAATGTTGATCGCCGGTTCGAGGATTGAGCCCTCGCTGTTGGACAACACCAGGTCCCCATTGGCATTGCGGACCAAGTTGCCGTCGCGGGTGTAGGCGATGATCTCCTGCCCGTTGTACAACGTCCGCACCTGCAAGAAGCCCTCGCCCTCGATGGCCACGTCCAGCTTGCGCGTCGTGGGGTCGACTGGACCGGTATCGAACATCAATTGCGTTCCGGAGACATCGACGCCGAGTCCGACCTCGATCCCATGAGGGATGGGGCGATCATTGAAATCGCGGATGCCCGGCTCCCGCCGGATCTGGTACATCACATCCTCAAAATTGGTCCGTGACCGCTTGAAACCGGTTGTGTTGATGTTCGCCAGGTTGTTGGCCACGACGTTGAGCTTTGTGTCGAGGGCCTTCATCCCTGTGGCAGCGGCATGCATTGCGGCAATCGCCATCTGTTACCTCACCCGGCTGATTCAACTGATCCGGCCGATGTCATTCACCGCCCGGCTTAATGTCTGGTCCGCCAAACCCACCATGGTCGCATTGAGCTGATACGCCCGGGTCACTTCGATCATGGAAACCATGGACTGGATGGGATCCACGGTCGACTTTTCCAATGTCCCCGCCATCAACGATGCCCTGATGTCACGCGGCGTCGCCCCCAGCGATTCGAACAGGTTGCCGCCAGTCTTCCGCAGTAACGACTTGTCGTCGAAGTCGACCACCCCGATCCTCCCATAGGAGGTCTTCGCTCTTCCCGCTCGAACTTCACCGCCGCCGTCGATCATCACGTCGCTGGCAGCGGCCGCCGGAACGGTGATCGGCTGTCCGGTCGCGTCCAGTACCGCGTGGCCACCCGCTGCGGTGACCAGCTCACCAGCCTGGTTGAGCAGGAAACGGCCGTCCCGGGTGTAACGCTCGCCGTCGGCCAGCTGCACCCGGAAGAAGCCGTCGCGACGGATGGCCACATCCAGCGGCCGCCCGGTATGCTCCGGGGCACCGTCCTCGAACGAGGTCATCGTGGGCCCAACCAGAGAGCCGCCGGTCATCCCTGACAGCGACGGCTGGCTGGCAGCGGGATCGCCCGCCCCCTCCCGCGACTCCGCCCGCCGCTCCCGCATCACGGTCAGATCGTGCTTGAATCCAACCGTGTCCGCGTTGGCCAGGTTGTTGGCCAGAACCTCCATTCGGTACTGGTTGGCCTGCAGCCCCGCGGCGGATAGATAGATCCCGTACACCATGACAGACGCTGACCTCGCTACCCTACTCGTGGCTCAGTGGTTTGCGCGACTCCGGGATCCGGGCGTCGTCACCGACCACATCCGACTTGTCGAGCCTCGACCCGAACACGCCGACATGCACGGCACTCGCCATGGCCGCCGCCCGGGCAATTCGCCTGCCCAGGGTTGGCAGATCTACCGATCCCGTGGGGCACTCCATTGCCCCGCTAAAGGAAGCCACGTCCATTGAGCCACTCCCGGCCGCCCGCCCGGTGCATCCTTACACCCGGAACGGCGGCACAATGGTCCGACGGCTGGCCATCGCAAACCGCGTGCCAGAGGCGCGCGGCACAAGAATTGCTAGCCCCCCAAGAGGCCCCGGGAATCCCGCAACTCACGCCCTCATTGGAAGTTACAACGAATGATAATCTGGGCAATCTTAGCCCGCGACACCATCAGGCACTCTGGGCGGTAGGCGCAAGTCTTGCCCATGAACGGCAACTTCTGCAGACCCCGAATGGCTCGGTCGTCCAGACGATTCAGGACGACAAGGCGTGAACCAGGCGCCGGAACTCCTCACCCCGCTGTTCATAGTTGGCAAACAGATCGTAGCTGGTACAGGCTGGAGACAAGACCACCACGTCGCCGGGAACGCTCAGATCGCGAGCCGCCTGGACCGCAGCCTCCAGGGTCGGGGCCTCCACCACCGCGGTCTTGCCCGCCACCGCGTTGACACA from Phycisphaerae bacterium carries:
- a CDS encoding flagellar hook-basal body protein gives rise to the protein MVYGIYLSAAGLQANQYRMEVLANNLANADTVGFKHDLTVMRERRAESREGAGDPAASQPSLSGMTGGSLVGPTMTSFEDGAPEHTGRPLDVAIRRDGFFRVQLADGERYTRDGRFLLNQAGELVTAAGGHAVLDATGQPITVPAAAASDVMIDGGGEVRAGRAKTSYGRIGVVDFDDKSLLRKTGGNLFESLGATPRDIRASLMAGTLEKSTVDPIQSMVSMIEVTRAYQLNATMVGLADQTLSRAVNDIGRIS
- the flgN gene encoding flagellar export chaperone FlgN, producing MTRPSVDILARDLARLLHDLTAMYGELATMMSEKLEAIRAAETERISAITAQEATLASRLRERDGLRRQITQKMVEGLGLVESSGARIRLSELADRLSEPRRSQLLSAAEGLKVVLQDMEKVRVVTTLVSQEMLKHLGAVLASMTSGGPGNDVYGRTGQKQRSNVAHVFEAVG
- a CDS encoding flagellar basal body L-ring protein FlgH — translated: MNRPAIFLILIATMFVSLDAAVAQSSSLWQTPPIRPIESNAPRADRDPASASAQGPLVGFVSAPPREPSRAVTTAVERVSLIAVPTTPARKFKVHDLVTIVVRQQKKYEADGKLDAKKQWDIKGKLNDWFRFYPGTKLGQDKLSNGKPGFDFTYDNQLKSDASSEREDKFTTKIQATIVDIKPNGNLVLEARIRELHGEEGFDITLTGVCRSEDVTADNSVFSTQIAEMELIEKTEGAVSDSTRRGWIPKILDWVRPF
- the flgA gene encoding flagellar basal body P-ring formation protein FlgA, which gives rise to MNEIRGWWSSGGKKPPVRVRMTCDRGIHHAQPDGAAFRRGLGWCLVVSCLFPSLALADDRASVVCLYPKAVVDGAQITLADISELQGEAASLAGRWIVASSPAGGQAVAIDLAQVQAALSERGANLSQWIFRGPSQCVVSRVQGEDTVATKPADTTGGSAASVPATRPAPSMNTLEAHLRTHLTNRFGKLGGTPVIQFSPAVARLLPLSQPTYRFEITDRTDRLLGMVTLEVTIREGKAIKQVVPVIAQVALRKSMVVSSRPLNRGETIALGDIALVEQTVEQVADMGVDDTAPFVGQRVKRFITRGERLSPRDIEPLPLVNRNDLVTVLVNRGGVQIKGVAKAMTAGGYGETVMLQNEASRLKFAAVVTGPRTAEVSGFETAPSDAVALGKEERP
- the flgG gene encoding flagellar basal-body rod protein FlgG gives rise to the protein MAIAAMHAAATGMKALDTKLNVVANNLANINTTGFKRSRTNFEDVMYQIRREPGIRDFNDRPIPHGIEVGLGVDVSGTQLMFDTGPVDPTTRKLDVAIEGEGFLQVRTLYNGQEIIAYTRDGNLVRNANGDLVLSNSEGSILEPAINIPESAAEDSITIANNGMVSVRQQGNSQLTQVGQIELARFVNPEGLLSIGKNLFVETDASGTPVTANPMQDGMGNLRQGSLEGSNVEPVRELVDLIFTQRGFELNSQSIKSADEALRVVTNLRQ
- the flgK gene encoding flagellar hook-associated protein FlgK, which encodes MGLVTGALQIGRSALLAYQSALQVVGNNVSNAGSANYTRQTPELSGLVGANLPEGFMAGGGVALTALRRNVDASLESRLRIATGDQAGALAEEATLSRIESVMNELSDSDLSSLLQNFFNSFSTLQNTPHDTAARGMVITAADSLIREIQRQRVDVLGMRDELNTQLQNDAEGVDLLSRQVADLNIRITALESSSKGSSGVLRDQRDDLLRQMSEIVQIQVRDQPDGSVNVYIGNELFISGGISRGMTTTLETTDNEPRVVVRFADNMREVSLIGGEMAGLVEARDGDVLGHVQALNSLSQALIHEVNKVHASGQGIRGYTDLTGAFDVSDLDAALNSAEANLDLVPQNGTFILYVTDTNTDPVTRVAMTIEVDLDGIGADDSLRTLAGKIDAAANVRAEATADGRLRIIADSGYEVTFGEDTSNVLAALGVNVFFTGSNSEDLAVNADLADDSSLLAAATRHAVGDGGNAASIAELASKSLSGLRGQSMTEFFNAIASDVATRSNAAQAGVKSANTIVSSLTAQRESISGVSLDEEAISMLRFERAFQAAARYTTVVDQMIQETLAIVS
- a CDS encoding flagellar basal body P-ring protein FlgI is translated as MPWPPAVLAVLAVASAAAANPRVGDITHLQGARSNKVMGLGLVIGLQGTGDGGKYAPTIRALAELQKKFANPVVSLDDLKDAKNVAIVQVEATLPENGAREGDRIDVVVSSLGPAKSLKGGRLMITPLLGPNPDDTRGVMALASGPLQVNAPEMLTVAHISQGATLEQDWIHHYVALGRELPPAIRSKPGIQPDETYATLVIAQGHDEWGVAHAIAFAINSASKVGSEDGPDDVALAVDPRTVVVRIPPVDRDNPARFLYDLENCPLVMPATEARVNINQATGTVIISGDVEISPTVISHKGLTITTTVPKAKPVPGQSQVVEQNFVALDPKNKGGASLQDLVDALNLLRVPPQDRITIIQKLHETGRLHATVIVDK